Proteins found in one Labeo rohita strain BAU-BD-2019 chromosome 11, IGBB_LRoh.1.0, whole genome shotgun sequence genomic segment:
- the brpf3a gene encoding LOW QUALITY PROTEIN: bromodomain and PHD finger-containing protein 3 (The sequence of the model RefSeq protein was modified relative to this genomic sequence to represent the inferred CDS: deleted 1 base in 1 codon): MRKLRKRVGQSRAGGFGRGVVKEEDQVQVGPSSHADTDSLLCPPSPCRLNFSTTRDTLTYAQAQKMVEIELEGRLHRINICDQLSVVTEDEMLAQDLTECNSNKENSEQRQGNKQAASKSKRKDGKHAAKKKSSSQYSMQNQVVQIQTPLPKPTFRKVDTFTASEAPPLPVAYYRYIEKSGEELDNEAEYDMDEEDMAWLEMVNQKRVSDGHASVPPDTFELLIDRLERESILESRSQTLSQSTIDEDAYCCVCLDDECLNSNVILFCDICNLAVHQECYGVPYIPEGQWLCRRCLQSPSRPVDCVLCPNRGGAFKQTSDGSWAHVICAIWIPEVCFANTVFLEPVEGVKNIPPARWKLTCYLCKLKGRGASIQCHKANCYRAFHVTCAQRAGLYMKIDPVRETGTNGTTFTVKKTAYCENHSPPGMATEGDEDNGLVGGRGNRGQRSYTLGPPLQQNQNGRKKGSAAQQKKMQKNPAGTSRKTGVPLLLVPQIPSFRLNKICTGVSVERKNQFMQRLHNYWLLKRHSRNGVPLIRRLHSHLQAQKSEQREPDAKLQAVREELKYWQKLRQDLEKARLLIELIRKRERLKRDQMKLQQAALELQLTPALVFLRSTLEQLQEKDTDHIFTSPVNLKEVPDYLEFVSEPMDFSTMRDKLEAHKYSSVADLERDFNLMISNCLRYNSNDTVFHKVAMQLREVGGAILRHAQLQALSIGLDPSTGMHLPEKPSMHNATVSWWDEVDLLLDPENRVHMYPEDQLKTLLDKLDLVASMRTSGGRTKRMRLLRREINSLRHKISHQDRNSRLLNGKIKEEKCKNVKSEEKMDYITSNTDLKKSTSQKVQEPTCPDSSPLPGDAPPNPPMFCLETGRTTTPAQSNKPGSRKQRAKAKERGLKENHDQTSEEDDNFHTKDQDPNTQEDSVIRVSSAESPSDSPKIGVGRRTSILFKKAKNGTRLTKDKPVLLQNGVSKAENDASPKQATPAKLLSASPAPKSPPPSPHQLRSRGLSTCSDSEGEKAHSPPEENGITNGLKRHSGNSSDSESCTPTFPAHSSSPPKRSRGKPALSKVPVGEEENSVSNASKETSQNDEMEPLTLVWAKCRGYPSYPAMIVNPDMPREGILHNGIPIPVPPTDVLDLGKRRQEETEEKLFLVLFFDTKRTWQWLPLDKLHHMGIDDTVDRLRLMEGKKPNVRKSVHMAYDRAMTHLSHVKENSTFNPSNFI; encoded by the exons ATGAGGAAGTTAAGAAAACGAGTTGGCCAGTCCAGGGCTGGAGGCTTTGGGAGAGGAGTGGTCAAAGAGGAGGATCAGGTTCAAGTTGGTCCATCCAGCCATGCTGACACGGACTCTCTACTCTGTCCGCCTTCTCCGTGCAGACTGAACTTCTCTACAACCAGAGACACACTTACGTATGCACAAGCTCAGAAAATGGTGGAG ATTGAGCTGGAAGGACGGCTGCACCGGATAAACATCTGTGACCAGCTCTCTGTGGTAACAGAGGATGAGATGCTGGCTCAGGATCTGACAGAGTGCAACAGTAACAAAGAGAACAGCGAGCAGAGACAGGGAAACAAACAAGCCGCGTCTAAAAGCAAGCGGAAGGATGGCAAACACGCAGCCAAAAAGAAATCAAGCTCTCAGTATAGCATGCAAAACCAGGTTGTCCAAATTCAAACCCCCTTGCCTAAGCCTACGTTTCGTAAGGTGGACACTTTCACGGCTTCAGAGGCTCCTCCTCTTCCTGTGGCCTATTACCGCTACATAGAGAAGTCTGGGGAGGAGCTGGACAACGAGGCTGAGTATGACATGGACGAGGAGGACATGGCTTGGCTGGAGATGGTCAATCAGAAACGTGTGTCCGACGGACACGCTTCGGTCCCACCTGACACGTTCGAGTTATTGATTGACCGACTTGAGCGAGAGTCCATTTTGGAGTCCCGCAGCCAGACGCTGTCCCAAAGCACCATTGACGAAGACGCCTACTGTTGCGTTTGCCTCGACGATGAGTGTCTCAACAGCAACGTCATCCTGTTTTGCGACATCTGCAACCTAGCTGTGCACCAGGAATGTTACGGGGTGCCTTACATCCCTGAGGGGCAGTGGCTGTGCAGACGCTGTCTGCAGTCCCCGTCGCGCCCCGTCGATTGCGTCCTCTGCCCAAATCGCGGAGGCGCGTTCAAGCAAACCAGCGATGGAAGTTGGGCCCACGTCATCTGTGCCATATGGATCCCTGAAGTGTGCTTTGCCAACACTGTGTTCCTGGAGCCCGTGGAGGGAGTGAAAAACATTCCTCCTGCGCGATGGAAGCTCACCTGTTACCTGTGCAAACTGAAAGGCAGGGGGGCATCGATTCAGTGCCACAAAGCGAACTGCTACAGGGCGTTTCACGTCACTTGCGCCCAGAGAGCTGGTCTCTATATGAAAATCGACCCCGTGCGGGAGACCGGCACCAACGGCACTACCTTTACTGTGAAGAAGACCGCTTATTGCGAGAACCACTCACCTCCTGGAATGGCCACCGAAGGGGATGAAGACAACGGGTTGGTTGGGGGCAGGGGTAACAGAGGTCAGAGGTCGTACACATTAGGCCCTCCGCTGCAGCAAAACCAGAATGGGCGGAAAAAAGGTTCAGCCGCACAACAGAAGAAAATGCAGAAGAATCCGGCAGGGACCTCGCGGAAGACTGGAGTGCCACTCCTGCTGGTGCCACAGATACCGTCCTTtag GCTCAACAAGATTTGCACAGGGGTTTCTGTTGAAAGGAAGAATCAGTTTATGCAGAGGCTCCACAATTACTGGCTGCTAAAACGTCACTCTCGTAACGGAGTGCCACTCATCCGCCGGCTGCATTCTCATCTACAGGCTCAAAAGTCTGAGCAG agAGAGCCAGATGCAAAGTTGCAGGCTGTCAGAGAAGAGCTAAAGTACTGGCAGAAGCTTCGTCAGGACCTGGAAAAGGCTCGACTTCTTATTGAGCTtataagaaagagagagagacttaaAAGAGACCAG ATGAAACTTCAGCAGGCTGCACTAGAGCTGCAGCTCACCCCTGCGCTGGTGTTTCTGCGTTCTACACTGGAACAGCTGCAGGAGAAAGACACTGATCATATTTTCACCTCACCAGTCAATTTGAAGGAG GTTCCGGACTATCTGGAGTTTGTTTCTGAGCCGATGGACTTCTCGACAATGCGTGACAAGCTGGAGGCCCATAAATACTCATCGGTGGCTGACTTGGAAAGGGACTTCAATCTCATGATATCCAACTGTCTAAGGTACAACTCCAACGACACAGTGTTCCACAAAGTTGCCATGCAACTTCGAGAGGTGGGCGGGGCTATTCTGAGACATGCCCAACTTCAGGCCCTCAGCATAGGCCTTGATCCCAGCACAGGCATGCACCTGCCAGAAAAGCCCAGCATGCACAACGCCACGGTCTCCTGGTGGGATGAAG TTGACTTGCTCTTGGACCCTGAGAATCGTGTGCACATGTATCCTGAGGACCAGCTGAAAACCCTGCTGGACAAACTGGATCTGGTGGCGTCTATGCGCACCAGCGGAGGTCGCACAAAACGCATGCGTCTGCTGCGCAGAGAAATTAACAGCCTCCGTCACAAGATCAGCCACCAGGACCGCAACTCACGACTGCTCAATGGGAAAATTAAAGAGGAGAAGTGCAAAAATGTAAAGAGTGAGGAGAAGATGGATTACATAACCTCCAACACAG ACCTAAAGAAATCAACATCGCAAAAAGTGCAAGAACCTACTTGTCCAGACTCTTCACCTTTACCTGGAGATGCTCCACCAAACCCGCCTATGTTCTGCCTTGAAACGGGACGGACCACCACTCCAGCACAGTCAAATAAACCTGGCAGCAGAAAACAGAGGGCAAAAGCAAAAGAAAGAGGCCTGAAAGAAAATCACGATCAGACTTCAGAAGAAGACGACAACTTCCACACAAAAGATCAGGACCCCAACACTCAGGAGGATTCTGTGATCAGGGTTTCCTCCGCAGAGAGCCCGTCTGATTCACCCAAGATTGGCGTAGGTCGTCGAACGTCGATCCTCTTCAAGAAAGCTAAAAACGGAACCAGACTGACAAAGGACAAGCCTGTTTTATTGCAAAATGGAGTCAGCAAAGCTGAAAATGATGCGTCGCCAAAGCAGGCCACACCAGCCAAATTACTGTCAGCATCACCAGCCCCCAAATCGCCCCCTCCGTCTCCTCACCAGCTTAGATCCAGAGGACTGAGTACATGCTCCGACAGCGAAGGAGAAAAGGCCCACTCTCCACCTGAAGAGAACG gCATCACAAATGGACTCAAGAGACACAGCGGCAACTCATCAGATTCAGAAAGCTGCACTCCCACCTTCCCAGCACACAG TTCCTCACCTCCGAAACGCAGTCGTGGTAAACCAGCTCTCAGCAAAGTTCCTGTTGGTGAGGAAGAGAATAGCGTTTCTAATGCAA GCAAAGAAACTTCTCAGAATGATGAGATGGAACCTCTTACTTTGGTTTGGGCAAAATGTCGCGGATACCCCTCATACCCTGCAATG ATTGTCAATCCTGATATGCCCCGAGAAGGAATTCTTCACAACGGCATTCCCATCCCAGTGCCTCCAACAGACGTTTTGGATCTGGGTAAACGCAGACAGGAGGAGACTGAAGAAAAACTCTTTCTTGTGCTGTTTTTTGATACGAAACGAACCTG GCAGTGGCTGCCGTTGGACAAGCTCCATCACATGGGCATTGACGACACCGTAGACAGACTGCGCCTGATGGAGGGCAAGAAGCCGAATGTGCGGAAGTCAGTGCACATGGCGTACGACAGGGCGATGACGCACCTAAGCCACGTGAAGGAAAACTCAACCTTTAACCCCTCAAATTTTATATAA
- the otud5b gene encoding OTU domain-containing protein 5b — translation MTILPKKKPASTAGGGDHTDEPDRRVGSESHPHPLGGRSGSRPRASPPPWTYQATPHTSREERRIEASARPQQASPQPGAAGAPVVQCEGSPNSVVVAGRVELPCGAGGVGSCCSGPGLSKRRRQAVCSSGLTGGGGRVGGGGGGGGGGGSPVSEPEEGAGGNNSEDEYENAARLQHVDPATVEQQEEWFEKALREKKGFEIKKMKEDGACLFRAVADQVYGDQDMHDVVRKQCMDYLTKNADYFSSYVTEDFTTYINRKRKNNCHGNHIEMQAMAEMYNRPVEVYQYGIEPINTFHAIQENNDEPIRVSYHKNIHYNSVVNPYKASIGVGLGLPSFKPGHADQCLMKNAIKTSEESWIEQQMLEDKKRATDWEATNEAIEEQVARESYLQWLQDQEKQARQPRKASATCSSATAATSSGFEDWGCRSPRQRSSAPSPEHPGPAHPEPPVKPPSPAGASLVLPKPPSPCAPGPSHQSSANSSLVSLYPTLGYRTLMQDMSPTAFGLTDWEDDDVLASVLAASQQEYLDSLKKNAMHRESSPDCS, via the exons ATGACAATCCTCCCGAAGAAAAAACCGGCCTCCACAGCCGGTGGCGGTGATCATACGGACGAACCGGACAGACGAGTCGGCTCTGAGTCGCACCCTCATCCCCTCGGAGGACGATCGGGGTCCCGACCCAGGGCCTCTCCGCCGCCGTGGACATACCAGGCCACACCGCACACGTCCAGAGAGGAGCGGCGGATCGAGGCAAGCGCTCGCCCGCAGCAGGCCTCCCCGCAGCCCGGTGCCGCTGGAGCACCGGTCGTACAGTGCGAAGGGAGCCCGAACTCGGTTGTGGTCGCAGGTCGTGTCGAGCTGCCTTGCGGCGCAGGTGGTGTTGGAAGCTGCTGCTCAGGACCCGGACTCAGCAAGCGGAGACGACAGGCGGTCTGCTCCAGCGGTTTGACAGGTGGAGGAGGTAGAGTGGGAGGCGGcgggggaggaggaggagggggcgGTAGTCCAGTCTCTGAACCCGAGGAGGGAGCTGGAGGCAACAACAGTGAGGACGAGTATGAGAATGCGGCCAGACTTCAGCATGTGGACCCCGCCACAGTCGAGCAG CAAGAAGAATGGTTCGAGAAAGCTTTGAGGGAAAAGAAAGGCTTTGAAATCAAAAAAATGAAGGAAGATGGAGCATGTCTTTTCAGAGCAGTTG ctgatCAAGTATACGGGGACCAAGATATGCACGATGTGGTACGGAAGCAGTGTATGGATTATTTG ACGAAAAATGCAGATTACTTCTCCAGTTATGTCACAGAGGACTTCACCACATACATTAACAGAAAGAGGAAGAACAACTGTCATGGGAACCACATTGAGATGCAGGCCATGGCAGAAATGTACAACCGGCCGGTGGAGGTTTACCAGTATGGCATTG AGCCAATAAATACGTTCCACGCCATCCAGGAAAACAACGACGAGCCGATACGTGTCAGTTACCACAAGAATATCCATTATAACTCTGTAGTGAATCCCTACAAGGCTAGTATTGGGGTGGGACTGGGCCTCCCCTCCTTCAAACCAGGG CACGCTGACCAGTGTCTCATGAAAAACGCTATTAAGACGTCTGAGGAGTCTTGGATTGAACAGCAGATGCTGGAGGACAAGAAGAGAGCAACAGATTGGGAGGCAACCAATGAGGCCATCGAGGAGCAGGTGGCTCGTGAGTCCTACTTGCAGTGGCTTCAGGACCAAGAGAAGCAAGCGAGACAG CCTCGTAAAGCTAGCGCCACCTGCAGTTCTGCCACAGCTGCCACATCCAGCGGCTTTGAGGACTGGGGATGCCGGTCTCCCCGCCAGCGCAGCTCTGCCCCCTCTCCAGAGCATCCTGGTCCGGCTCACCCTGAACCCCCTGTCAAACCTCCGTCCCCAGCTGGAGCTTCGCTGGTTCTTCCCAAACCCCCGTCACCATGTGCCCCAG GTCCAAGTCATCAATCTTCTGCCAACTCTTCCCTTGTGTCTCTCTACCCAACTTTGGGCTACAGGACTCTAATGCAGGACATGTCACCGACTGCCTTTG GTTTAACAGATTGGGAAGATGATGACGTTCTGGCCTCGGTTCTGGCTGCTTCGCAACAAGAATACCTCGATAGCTTGAAGAAAAATGCAATGCACAGAGAATCTTCTCCAGACTGCAGTTGA
- the mon1bb gene encoding vacuolar fusion protein MON1 homolog B encodes MDQRSQETGDMEEVKMCDPSILQQCLDQTDVAYSDSDVPSENHCVNEDHRMPSDPEGLLESADLTSIESSQPQEPSTDMQKLNIDEDRSLCAGGSETDSGKASEDSALADNGQDDSGEFVVTMLARSKMEEQGLGIKGASSPLSETGTPLGPPSHRNEDVTADSWRQHRKHVFVLSEAGKPIYSRYGSEEALSSTMGVMMALVSFVQSGDNIIRSVYSDEHTVVFMQQGPLVLVSVSSSRQSEQQLRNELLYVYNQIVSMLTQASITRIFEHKKNYDLRRLLAGSEKILDGLLNLVDSDPSFLLSAVHCLPLASSLRDSLSQILQKAITPNLVFSILIAKNQLLTIVQEKMVIDDARLEPADLHLLLNLIGASSAFQAGEIWTPICLPSFNPDCYFYAYISYLDPPECTVCLVLLSTDKEAFYSVAECKRKIEEAMQTQNALNSIAKAHSYSVSQVGVSDLRHFMYKPFDVPDNHRQLTQFTSPEMEAPYSSEEERMRLLDLYRDMHGRIHSTSRPLKLIYHVAERETLLAWVTSKFELYTCFSPLVTKTCAINAITKLLRWIKKEEDRLFIRYPPKYSTTPNPSKSSKGDAH; translated from the exons ATGGATCAGAGAAGTCAAGAGACTGGAGACATGGAGGAGGTGAAGATGTGtgatccatccatccttcaACAATGTCTTGATCAGACAG ATGTTGCGTACTCAGATAGTGATGTCCCATCAGAAAACCATTGTGTGAATGAAGATCACAGGATGCCTTCGGACCCAGAGGGGCTCTTAGAGTCAGCAGACCTTACATCAATAGAGAGCAGCCAACCACAAGAGCCTTCAACAGATATGCAGAAGCTTAACATTGATGAAGACCGATCTCTATGTGCCGGTGGTTCGGAGACTGATTCTGGGAAAGCATCTGAGGACTCTGCATTAGCGGATAATGGCCAGGATGACTCGGGTGAGTTTGTTGTAACCATGTTAGCCCGGAGTAAGATGGAAGAGCAGGGACTGGGTATTAAAGGAGCCTCGTCTCCTCTCTCCGAGACCGGCACACCTCTAGGACCTCCCTCTCACAGGAACGAGGATGTGACGGCGGATAGCTGGAGACAGCACAGGAAGCATGTGTTTGTGCTGAGCGAGGCTGGGAAGCCTATCTACTCTCGATATGGAAGTGAGGAGGCCCTGTCCTCCACCATGGGAGTGATGATGGCCCTGGTGTCCTTCGTTCAAAGTGGAGACAACATCATTCGTTCAGTCTACTCTG ATGAGCACACTGTTGTGTTCATGCAGCAGGGTCCTCTGGTGCTGGTGTCTGTCTCCAGCAGCCGTCAATCAGAGCAGCAGCTCCGTAACGAACTGCTTTACGTCTACAACCAGATCGTCAGCATGCTCACACAGGCCAGCATCACCCGCATCTTCGAGCACAAGAAGAACTACGACCTGCGGCGCTTGCTGGCCGGCTCGGAGAAGATTCTCGACGGCCTCCTTAACCTCGTGGACTCAGACCCCAGCTTCTTACTCTCCGCCGTGCACTGTCTGCCCTTGGCCTCGTCTCTCAGGGACTCCCTCAGTCAGATTCTCCAGAAGGCCATCACACCCAACCTGGTCTTCTCCATCCTCATAGCCAAGAACCAGCTGCTCACCATAGTGCAAGAAAAGATGGTCATCGACGATGCCCGACTAGAGCCTGCTGACCTCCACCTCTTGCTAAACCTCATCGGGGCCTCGTCTGCCTTCCAGGCCGGGGAGATCTGGACGCCCATCTGCCTGCCCAGTTTTAACCCAGACTGTTATTTTTATGCTTACATCTCGTATCTGGACCCTCCTGAATGTACTGTTTGCCTGGTTCTTCTCTCTACCGATAAAGAGGCGTTTTATTCAGTGGCCGAGTGTAAGAGGAAGATCGAGGAGGCTATGCAAACGCAGAACGCGCTCAACTCTATAGCGAAAGCTCATTCGTACAGCGTTAGTCAGGTGGGAGTGTCTGACCTCAGGCATTTCATGTACAAGCCTTTTGATGTGCCCGACAACCATCGCCAGCTAACACAGTTCACCAG CCCAGAGATGGAAGCCCCGTACAGCAGCGAGGAGGAGCGGATGAGACTCCTGGACCTGTACAGAGACATGCACGGCCGAATCCACAGTACCTCACGCCCCCTCAAGCTCATCTACCACGTGGCCGAACGTGAGACTCTGCTGGCCTGG GTCACAAGTAAATTCGAGCTATATACGTGCTTCAGCCCTCTCGTCACGAAAACCTGTGCTATCAACGCCATCACTAAACTCCTGCGCTGGATCAAGAAAGAGGAAGACCGTCTGTTTATCCGATACCCTCCGAAATACTCCACCACCCCCAACCCTAGTAAAAGCTCTAAAGGAG ATGCACACTGA